A region from the Hydra vulgaris chromosome 08, alternate assembly HydraT2T_AEP genome encodes:
- the LOC136083985 gene encoding uncharacterized protein LOC136083985, protein MSAKAEYMRKYRKVVKDANSCCECEPPWLSNSLTDAENVCGLSSISDNSTNYILSNDSYELDNDIVQPHSSSDDENYCDIDDIDIDIIPPNSSSDDEHYCDMELVDNGSFQYNLAQWVVNAKLTRLSCNGLLALLRRYGCELPKDSRTLLQTPLAIQVQEKCGGQYIYFGLTKCLQNAINHDICSDVLNLQINVDGIPLLRSSKRQFWPILSAVNHNSPMIVALYQGDSKPNSVNEFLKDFIDEYKFLKCNGVTHNGKNYTVILHSVICDAPARSFLKNIVGHNGLHACERCLAVGTSTNRQTTFVSPDCFNAGRRTDDSFKNLEFLGSHQHGASPLNEITDQCISIFPLDYMHLICLGVMRRILQALKKGDRKVKLSNNNILQISENLLDLRKCIPSEFARRPRSLLDLDRWKATEFRQFLLYTGPVVLKGILDPERYKHFLTLSVAASILLTPSNDRRNNMLNYAKDLLRHFVENSQQLYGNYFVVYNIHHLLHIGDDVEFFNSPLDNISAFPFENYLQTLKRYVRGSSNPAVQVAKRIQEYENVHKYSDIANATNPVFKLSTAYRDSFAQLKNRQFVEIYEVQKDSCMCYIFSFANLHPFFIEPCSSDLLDIYFVNNHYKHSKSKNVKFTEIERKVLKLPCNGGFVLMPLLHSKEC, encoded by the coding sequence ATGAGTGCAAAAGCAGAGTATATGCGAAAATATAGAAAGGTTGTTAAAGATGCAAATAGTTGCTGTGAATGTGAACCTCCTTGGTTATCAAATTCTTTAACAGATGCAGAAAATGTGTGTGGTTTATCTTCTATTTCAGATAATAGCACTAACTATATACTTAGTAATGATTCCTATGAACTTGACAATGACATAGTACAACCTCATAGTAGTTCTGATGATGAAAATTATTGTGATATTGATGATATTGATATTGACATAATACCGCCCAATAGCAGCTCAGACGATGAACATTATTGTGATATGGAGCTTGTTGACAATGGATCTTTTCAATACAATCTAGCTCAATGGGTTGTAAATGCAAAACTCACACGTTTATCATGTAATGGATTACTAGCCTTGTTGAGAAGATATGGGTGCGAGCTGCCTAAAGATAGTCGAACTCTTTTGCAAACACCTCTAGCTATACAAGTTCAGGAAAAGTGTGGTGGccaatacatttattttggcCTTACCAAATGTTTACAGAATGCAATAAATCACGACATTTGCAGCGATGTACTCAATCTGCAAATAAATGTTGACGGTATACCATTGTTGAGATCGTCTAAAAGGCAATTTTGGCCAATTCTCTCTGCTGTTAATCATAATTCACCCATGATTGTTGCTTTATATCAAGGAGATAGTAAGCCAAATTCtgttaatgagtttttaaaggattttataGATGAGTATAAGTTTTTAAAGTGTAATGGTGTCACTCATAATGGTAAAAATTACACAGTTATTTTGCACTCAGTTATTTGTGATGCTCCTGCAAGatcttttctgaaaaatattgttGGTCACAATGGCTTGCATGCATGTGAACGTTGTCTTGCTGTTGGTACGTCAACTAACAGGCAAACCACGTTTGTTTCTCCTGATTGCTTCAATGCTGGAAGGCGCACAGAtgacagttttaaaaatcttgaatTCCTAGGAAGTCATCAACATGGAGCTTCACCTTTAAATGAAATAACAGACCAATGTATCAGCATATTCCCACTTGACTATATGCATTTGATCTGCTTAGGTGTCATGCGTCGTATACTTCAAGCTTTGAAAAAAGGTGATAGAAAAGTTAAGTTAAGCAACAATAACATATTGCAAATTTCGGAAAACCTTTTGGATCTACGAAAATGCATACCAAGTGAGTTTGCTAGACGCCCTAGATCTTTATTGGACCTAGATAGATGGAAGGCCACTGAATTCCGGCAATTCTTATTATACACAGGGCCTGTTGTCTTGAAAGGAATTTTGGATCCTGAGcgttacaaacattttttaacactttCTGTCGCTGCATCAATTCTGCTCACACCATCAAACGACAGAAGAAATAACATGTTGAACTATGCCAAAGATTTGCTTAgacattttgttgaaaattcTCAACAATTATATGGTAATTATTTTGTTGTGTATAATATTCATCATTTGCTGCATATAGGAGATGatgtagaattttttaattcaccgCTTGATAATATCAGTGCTTTTCCctttgaaaattatttgcaaacGTTAAAGAGATATGTGAGAGGTTCTTCAAATCCTGCTGTACAAGTAGCAAAAAGAATTCAAGAATATGAAAACGTCCATAAATACTCTGACATTGCAAATGCAACAAACccagtttttaaattatcaacaGCGTATAGAGATTCGTTTGCTCAACTAAAAAATAGACAGTTTGTAGAAATATATGAAGTTCAAAAAGATTCATGTATGTGTTATATATTCAGTTTTGCTAATTTGCATCCATTCTTCATTGAGCCATGCTCCTCTGACCTCCTAGACATTTATTTTGTGAACAATCATTATAAgcattcaaaatcaaaaaatgtgaaGTTTACAGAAATTGAGAGAAAGGTTCTAAAGCTTCCCTGTAATGGCGGTTTTGTGTTGATGCCTCTTCTTCATTCAAAAGagtgttaa